The following proteins come from a genomic window of Proteiniphilum propionicum:
- the rprY gene encoding response regulator transcription factor RprY: protein MEEKLKIFLCEDDENLGMLLREYLQAKGFDTDLFPDGEAGFKGFVKTKYDLCIVDVMMPKKDGVTLVREIRTINTEIPVIFLTAKNMKEDVLEGFKAGADDYITKPFSMEELVLRIEAIIRRVKGKKSKEQQVYNFGTMTFDTQKQILNIGDIQTKLTTKESELLSLLCAHANDILERNHALKQIWEEDTYFNARSMDVYITKLRKLLKPEPNIEIINIHGKGYKLIVPTEEGDNVE, encoded by the coding sequence ATGGAAGAGAAGTTAAAAATTTTTTTATGCGAAGATGATGAGAATCTTGGCATGTTGCTCAGAGAATATCTCCAGGCAAAAGGGTTTGATACCGATCTGTTTCCCGATGGGGAGGCCGGTTTCAAAGGATTCGTGAAAACAAAATACGATTTGTGCATCGTTGACGTAATGATGCCTAAGAAAGACGGCGTAACGCTTGTTAGAGAGATAAGGACTATCAACACTGAAATACCTGTGATCTTTTTAACGGCCAAAAATATGAAAGAGGATGTACTTGAAGGCTTCAAAGCCGGAGCCGATGACTACATTACCAAGCCGTTCAGTATGGAAGAGCTGGTTCTTCGTATTGAAGCTATCATTCGCCGTGTGAAAGGCAAAAAAAGCAAGGAGCAGCAAGTATACAACTTTGGTACGATGACCTTCGACACTCAAAAGCAAATTCTTAATATCGGCGACATCCAGACAAAACTGACAACCAAAGAATCGGAGTTGTTGTCGCTCCTATGTGCTCACGCTAACGATATTTTAGAACGCAACCATGCACTGAAACAGATTTGGGAAGAGGATACATATTTCAACGCACGCAGTATGGACGTATATATCACTAAACTGCGCAAACTGCTAAAGCCAGAACCCAACATCGAAATCATCAACATTCACGGAAAAGGGTACAAGCTTATTGTTCCTACTGAAGAAGGTGATAACGTAGAATAA
- a CDS encoding sensor histidine kinase has translation MKKSTIWLVAVVMFTTFLALLFLQVRYMRTSMDIRTKQFDEQVNRSLYNVMRDLEQDQTRDYLEQDMIESENRYSQYSAPQMSPNISEQKTGAAITQPGGSDTRIRLNAPQQSMRPDQQRERVFLSPSQGLSTISKTQYDMQQSLSKRYLHERSLLDEVIFKIMNRASNEPIEKRIDFNKVEQYIRYELSYNGLNEPFSFQVVNYNNKVVFSSPGFSTKYKDAIYTQILFPNDPPAKLNQLRVYFPTKRNYVYSELSFFIPSLIFTFILLITFIFTIVSLFRQKRLSEMKNDFINNMTHELKTPVSTISLATQMLKDESILKSPEVFKHVTGVIHDETKRLSFQVEKVLQMSLFDKQKTTLKMKEIDANDLVVSVANTHVLKVEKLEGILDIDLQAEKSTIRVDEMHFTNVLFNILDNALKYRKKDVPPELMIRTRNEGNKIIITIEDNGIGMRKEDSKKVFERFYRVPTGNRHDTKGFGLGLAYVKKIVIDMNGTIRAESELGKGTKFIISLPVITQK, from the coding sequence ATGAAAAAATCGACTATATGGTTGGTTGCCGTTGTTATGTTCACCACTTTTTTAGCTTTACTGTTTCTGCAGGTAAGATACATGAGGACAAGCATGGATATCCGCACCAAACAGTTCGATGAGCAGGTAAACAGAAGCTTGTACAACGTGATGAGGGATCTTGAGCAGGATCAGACACGCGATTACCTGGAGCAGGATATGATTGAATCGGAAAACAGATATTCACAGTATTCCGCCCCGCAGATGTCCCCAAATATTTCAGAGCAGAAAACAGGTGCAGCAATAACACAACCCGGAGGAAGTGATACAAGAATAAGGCTGAACGCACCACAGCAGTCGATGCGGCCGGATCAGCAAAGGGAGAGGGTGTTTTTATCACCCAGCCAGGGCTTAAGCACAATCTCAAAAACCCAGTATGATATGCAACAGTCGTTGTCGAAGCGATATCTTCACGAGCGCTCATTACTTGATGAGGTTATTTTTAAAATAATGAATCGTGCCAGTAATGAGCCTATTGAAAAAAGAATCGATTTCAACAAGGTTGAACAATATATTCGTTACGAGCTGTCATACAATGGATTGAACGAACCATTCAGTTTTCAGGTAGTGAATTACAACAATAAGGTGGTTTTTTCTTCTCCCGGCTTTTCGACAAAATACAAAGATGCGATTTACACTCAAATTCTGTTTCCTAACGATCCACCGGCAAAATTAAACCAGTTGAGGGTTTATTTTCCAACTAAAAGGAATTATGTGTATAGTGAACTTTCCTTTTTTATACCATCGCTAATATTCACGTTTATACTACTGATAACGTTTATATTTACGATAGTATCACTGTTCAGGCAAAAGCGTTTGTCTGAGATGAAGAACGATTTTATTAACAATATGACGCATGAGCTGAAGACGCCAGTCTCCACCATCTCGCTTGCCACGCAGATGCTTAAGGATGAGTCTATCCTTAAGTCGCCCGAAGTGTTCAAGCATGTCACGGGAGTGATACATGATGAGACCAAAAGGCTCAGCTTCCAAGTAGAAAAGGTGTTGCAGATGTCGCTTTTCGACAAGCAGAAGACAACTCTGAAGATGAAAGAGATAGATGCAAACGACCTGGTGGTGAGTGTTGCCAATACTCATGTGCTGAAAGTGGAGAAGTTGGAAGGCATTCTGGACATTGATCTTCAGGCTGAAAAGTCCACAATACGCGTGGATGAGATGCACTTTACCAATGTGCTTTTCAACATCCTGGACAACGCGTTGAAATACAGAAAAAAAGATGTTCCGCCTGAATTGATGATCCGTACACGCAACGAAGGGAACAAAATCATTATTACCATTGAGGATAATGGAATCGGGATGAGGAAGGAAGATTCGAAAAAGGTATTTGAACGGTTTTATCGCGTTCCTACCGGCAACAGGCACGATACAAAAGGATTCGGACTGGGGCTGGCATACGTGAAAAAGATCGTAATAGACATGAATGGCACAATACGTGCCGAAAGTGAATTAGGTAAAGGCACCAAATTTATAATTAGTTTACCCGTAATAACACAAAAATGA